In one Bosea sp. RAC05 genomic region, the following are encoded:
- a CDS encoding YebC/PmpR family DNA-binding transcriptional regulator produces MAGHSQFKNIMHRKGKQDAVRAKLFSKLGREITVAAKMGMPDPAMNPRLRMAVLAARAENMPKDNIQRAINKAAGGEGDNYDEVRYEGYGPGGAAVIVEALTDNRNRTASAVRSYFTKAGGAMGESNSVSFMFNRVGEIAYPLAAGDADKLMEAAIEAGADDVISDETGHTILCAFDALNEVSKALEAALGAPASAKPVWRPTTSAPLDEEKAASMMRLMEALDNDDDVQNVFANYEISDEVMAKLG; encoded by the coding sequence ATGGCCGGTCATTCCCAGTTCAAGAACATCATGCATCGCAAGGGCAAGCAGGATGCCGTGCGGGCCAAGCTGTTCTCGAAGCTCGGGCGCGAGATCACCGTCGCCGCCAAGATGGGCATGCCCGACCCGGCGATGAACCCGCGCCTGCGTATGGCGGTGCTCGCCGCACGCGCCGAGAACATGCCCAAGGACAACATTCAGCGCGCCATCAACAAGGCCGCCGGCGGCGAGGGCGATAACTATGACGAGGTCCGTTACGAGGGCTACGGGCCGGGCGGGGCGGCCGTCATCGTCGAGGCGCTGACCGACAACCGCAACCGCACCGCATCGGCCGTGCGCTCCTACTTCACCAAGGCGGGCGGGGCGATGGGCGAGAGCAACTCGGTCTCGTTCATGTTCAACCGCGTCGGCGAGATCGCCTATCCGCTCGCAGCCGGCGACGCCGACAAGCTGATGGAAGCGGCGATCGAGGCCGGGGCCGACGACGTCATCTCCGACGAGACCGGCCACACCATCCTGTGCGCCTTCGATGCGCTGAACGAGGTCTCGAAGGCGCTGGAAGCGGCGCTCGGCGCGCCGGCCTCAGCCAAGCCGGTCTGGCGGCCGACGACCTCGGCCCCGCTCGACGAGGAGAAGGCCGCGTCGATGATGCGGCTGATGGAAGCGCTCGACAATGACGACGACGTCCAGAACGTCTTCGCCAACTACGAGATCTCCGACGAGGTGATGGCGAAGCTGGGCTGA
- a CDS encoding globin-coupled sensor protein, which yields MTTDSSKLVAEQEARFRAFQIDEADIAALRPYGDMARSRLPALLDDMQGALAPWPETARAFENPEVRTLRLAHWTRLASGQLRDGFLESAHRLASAFHRLEVPAYGIAIDHALVTHRIGTELGLDRLALQALGWWKSKERNRRIAARSALNKSAALDLELLLETYARIQREAHELTRTEIDGFQARVRRVVDTVSSGARRVETLAATMNAIVKDTGAQAIIAARASDDASDNVQSVASATGELTVSLDHVALEVQQAASMAHSANAAALKTDVIVKSLATSAQTIGSIVEMIRDIAAQTNLLALNATIEAARAGEAGRGFAVVATEVKQLSARTAQATDEIAAQVPAMQAATHEAVQAIGSIVAFVRQMHDTTATVAGALEQQRCATQEIARSVDLAAVGTQEVAQTVCGVSELAAAAGGSVGEVLGLAGTLAEEAASLAAAFESLVQRANAA from the coding sequence ATGACCACCGATTCCAGCAAGCTCGTCGCAGAGCAGGAGGCGCGGTTTCGCGCCTTCCAGATCGACGAGGCGGACATCGCCGCCTTGCGCCCTTACGGCGACATGGCCCGTTCCCGGTTGCCGGCCCTGCTGGACGACATGCAGGGCGCGCTCGCGCCCTGGCCCGAGACCGCCCGCGCCTTCGAGAATCCCGAGGTCAGGACGCTGCGGCTCGCGCATTGGACGCGGCTCGCCTCCGGCCAGCTCCGGGACGGCTTTCTCGAATCGGCCCATCGTCTCGCCTCCGCCTTCCATCGGCTCGAGGTGCCGGCCTACGGCATCGCCATCGACCACGCGCTGGTGACCCACCGCATCGGCACCGAGCTCGGGCTCGACCGGCTGGCGCTGCAGGCGCTCGGCTGGTGGAAGAGCAAGGAGCGCAACCGGCGCATCGCCGCCCGCTCGGCCCTCAACAAGAGTGCCGCGCTCGATCTCGAACTGCTGCTGGAGACCTATGCCCGCATCCAGCGCGAGGCGCATGAGCTGACCCGCACCGAGATCGACGGCTTCCAGGCCAGGGTCCGCCGGGTCGTCGACACCGTCAGCAGCGGCGCCCGCCGGGTCGAGACCCTGGCGGCGACGATGAACGCCATCGTCAAGGACACCGGCGCGCAGGCCATCATCGCGGCGCGGGCCTCCGACGACGCCTCGGACAACGTCCAGAGCGTCGCCAGCGCGACCGGCGAGCTGACCGTCTCGCTCGACCATGTCGCCCTCGAGGTCCAGCAGGCCGCCAGCATGGCCCACAGCGCCAATGCGGCGGCGCTCAAGACGGACGTCATCGTCAAGAGCCTCGCGACCTCGGCGCAGACCATCGGCTCCATCGTCGAGATGATCCGCGACATCGCGGCGCAGACCAATCTGCTCGCCCTCAACGCCACGATCGAGGCCGCGCGCGCCGGCGAGGCCGGCCGCGGCTTTGCCGTGGTGGCGACCGAGGTCAAGCAATTGTCCGCCCGTACGGCGCAGGCCACCGACGAGATCGCGGCCCAGGTGCCCGCCATGCAGGCGGCGACGCATGAGGCGGTGCAGGCGATCGGCAGCATCGTCGCCTTCGTGCGCCAGATGCACGACACCACCGCCACCGTGGCCGGCGCGCTCGAGCAGCAGCGCTGCGCCACGCAGGAGATCGCCCGCAGCGTCGACCTCGCGGCGGTGGGGACGCAGGAGGTCGCGCAGACGGTCTGCGGCGTCAGCGAACTGGCCGCGGCGGCCGGCGGCAGCGTCGGCGAAGTGCTCGGTCTCGCCGGCACGCTGGCCGAGGAGGCCGCGTCGCTCGCGGCCGCCTTCGAGAGCCTGGTGCAGCGCGCCAACGCCGCCTGA
- a CDS encoding TIGR00282 family metallophosphoesterase, with protein MRFLFLGDVVGRPGRVAVQERLPRLREQWKLDCVVINGENAAGGFGITEAICDELLAAGADAVTLGNHSWDQREALVFIERQDRLVRPANYPKGTPGRGAAVIEARNGARVLVVNVMGRIYMEALDDPFQALERELSACPLGEVADAVIVDFHAEATSEKQAAGYFLDGRASLVVGTHTHVPTADARILPGGTAYLSDAGMCGDYDSVLGMQKDEPIRRFLQKTPGARLEAAGGVGTLSGIAVEIDDATGLARAVFPVRIGPHLAPSAPPWDEA; from the coding sequence CGTCGGCCGCCCCGGGCGGGTCGCGGTGCAGGAGCGCCTGCCGCGGCTGCGCGAGCAGTGGAAGCTCGACTGCGTCGTCATCAATGGCGAGAACGCCGCCGGCGGCTTCGGCATCACCGAGGCGATCTGCGACGAGCTGCTGGCGGCGGGTGCCGATGCGGTGACGCTCGGCAACCATTCCTGGGATCAGCGCGAGGCGCTCGTCTTCATCGAGCGGCAGGACCGGCTGGTGCGGCCGGCCAATTATCCCAAGGGCACGCCCGGGCGCGGGGCGGCGGTGATCGAGGCGCGCAACGGCGCGCGGGTGCTCGTCGTCAACGTCATGGGCCGCATCTACATGGAGGCGCTCGACGACCCCTTCCAGGCGCTCGAGCGGGAGTTGTCCGCCTGCCCGCTGGGCGAGGTCGCCGATGCGGTGATCGTCGACTTTCACGCGGAAGCGACCAGCGAGAAGCAGGCGGCGGGCTATTTCCTCGACGGACGCGCGAGCCTCGTGGTCGGCACGCACACCCATGTGCCCACCGCCGATGCGCGCATCCTGCCGGGCGGCACGGCCTATCTCTCCGATGCCGGCATGTGCGGCGACTATGATTCCGTGCTCGGCATGCAGAAGGACGAGCCGATCCGGCGCTTCCTGCAGAAGACGCCGGGCGCCCGGCTGGAGGCAGCCGGCGGGGTGGGGACGCTGTCGGGCATCGCGGTCGAGATCGACGATGCAACGGGGCTCGCCAGGGCGGTGTTTCCGGTCCGGATCGGGCCGCATCTGGCGCCGTCGGCGCCGCCCTGGGACGAGGCCTGA